GCGCTCGACGACCTCGCACCGCTGGCGATCTTCGCCTCCCACTTCGGCTCCGGGACGGGTGGCGCCGCAGGTTCGGAGGCGGTCGTGCTCGACCCCGACCGAGAGGTTGATGAGGCGCCGATCGTCATCTCGCGGGCATGCGGAAGTGGCACGGTCGCCTTCGTTCTGTCGGCGCCGCGGTCAACGGGACGCACCCTGTCTCATCGCAAGGTGCCATCGACCGTGACTGGCGAGGTCTCGCTGATTTCCGCAGACGGACGGCGCCTCACCGTGGTGCGCGGAAGCGCGCCAGTCTCCTGGTATGCGTTCGATCTCGATCTCGGCGGCCGGTCCACTCTTGACTACGCAACGCTCTCCCCGCTTGCGTTCATCGACGATGCGCTGCTGGTGCTCATGGGCGCAGCCGGCGTCAAGAGCGTCGTCTCGATCAATGGAAGCGAGAGCCGCGCTGAGGTTCCCGACCTGAAGGCAGGCGCCCGCCCGCGCGTGCTCCAGCACGCCGGTGTGACGGTGCTGGTCGTGAACGAGCTCCAGGCGGCTGCACTCATCATCGAGCAGCGAGGGTGCCTGATCGGCGCCGAGCGCACGGAGGCCGACGGTTCAGTGACTCGAGCGAAGGGCTTCCGCGAAGTGGTGCGCGTGGAGTCGCGCGGGCAGGTGCGCGTGGTGCCATCATCCACCGCATCGGATCGCACGACCGATGAGAAGCTCCGAGGCTGGCGCCGCGCTGACACGCAGGAGCTCACTTCGGGTCGAAGCGATCGATTCGCTGGCGTCGAGGAGCCTCAGTCACTTGCGGTCTACGCGCCGCGTCGCGGCTTCGGTTGGTACAGGCTGCGGGTTCCATCGCGGCGCGGAGCGTCGCTGCTCTGGATGCCCGGCGCAGTCGGCGACCTCCGCGCGTTTCTCGACGGCGCTCCGCTCGCCCACCTTGGCGAGCGGGCGCGCATGCCCCTGCGCATTCCTGCAGGCGGCGGAGCTGATGGCCGTTCACTCGTGATCCTCGCCAATGAACGGTCGAGGCCCAGTTCCGGCCTCGCTGCCGCCGATGCCGCCGGCGTGCGCGGGCAGGCGTGGATTGTGGAGCCGATCAAGGCGCGAAGCCGCAAGGTCGTCACGCCGCCATTCGATCCCTTCACGCTTCGGCGCTTCGTGCCGCTTCTGCCGGGCGCGCTGCCTGAAGAGTCGATTCAGCTCTCGCTTCGACTCGATCGATCGACGCCGATCATCATCGATCCCGGCGTGCCGTTCTATGGCGCGGTGCTCATCAACGGAGTTCCTGCGGCGCTGGCCGATCGACCTGCGGGTGACCTTCGTGGCATTCACCTCGCGCCAGGGATGGCGGGGTGGCGCCAGGGGTCAGCAACGATCACGCTGGTGCCCTTCGCCTCGGCACCGGGAGTCGAGAGTCGCCTTCGACTCTTCAAGTGCATGGAGGTGATCGGGAGCAGTCGGCGTGGTGCGGCGGCGTGGGCCTTTGCACGGTGGGAGCCACCCGAGGCGGCAAGCGCCAAGTGGAGCAGCGGCGCTCCCGCGCGTGCGCGGGGACGACATCAATCGCTCCCCACTTGGTGGACCACGCGAC
This is a stretch of genomic DNA from Phycisphaeraceae bacterium. It encodes these proteins:
- a CDS encoding beta-galactosidase; the encoded protein is MPQISFDAQGFSIGGRRIWLMGAAVESSLWPRAQWSRGLALLRQRGFNTIRTSAPWSLHERHPGRLDFTGSLDLKAFVKECRDQGLWVVVRIGPMVGGTHAGGGLPSWIAEIPELRPREPQDLFLRQVASWFGSVLAPLKGLEASERSGHAAGQKMSGGLLAVQVEHGWECGNEKAGEEYLTELRRFVRESGIDLPVLTANGLWVGAEETVDVWQGSDDLLAHVRQLRRVQPHGPALVEVTTPSALRIAHASRGAVRAGRASHSEAVDGRDLARRVALVFAAGGQAIVAHAAPEVHRLTAPGRSAGVPLETNAVVPVLVNEADRPGAALDDLAPLAIFASHFGSGTGGAAGSEAVVLDPDREVDEAPIVISRACGSGTVAFVLSAPRSTGRTLSHRKVPSTVTGEVSLISADGRRLTVVRGSAPVSWYAFDLDLGGRSTLDYATLSPLAFIDDALLVLMGAAGVKSVVSINGSESRAEVPDLKAGARPRVLQHAGVTVLVVNELQAAALIIEQRGCLIGAERTEADGSVTRAKGFREVVRVESRGQVRVVPSSTASDRTTDEKLRGWRRADTQELTSGRSDRFAGVEEPQSLAVYAPRRGFGWYRLRVPSRRGASLLWMPGAVGDLRAFLDGAPLAHLGERARMPLRIPAGGGADGRSLVILANERSRPSSGLAAADAAGVRGQAWIVEPIKARSRKVVTPPFDPFTLRRFVPLLPGALPEESIQLSLRLDRSTPIIIDPGVPFYGAVLINGVPAALADRPAGDLRGIHLAPGMAGWRQGSATITLVPFASAPGVESRLRLFKCMEVIGSSRRGAAAWAFARWEPPEAASAKWSSGAPARARGRHQSLPTWWTTRLARPGAVELRLDGLSSGAVLIDGALAGRFDAATDPRLPLSSGALDREVEVTIFDVEGRSPDRVSIRSRPGARSS